In one window of Pseudomonas chlororaphis subsp. chlororaphis DNA:
- a CDS encoding zinc ABC transporter substrate-binding protein: MVIVSRLFALFVAFTASLFVISSAQAEVRVLTSIKPLQLIAAAVQDGIAVPEVLLPPGASPHNYALRPSDVRKVQSVELLYWIGPDMESFLPRVLKGRTLPALAVQDLPGLKLRHFAEDNHSHAEEADEHDHAHRPGSLDAHLWLSPVNARVIADRMALDLSAADPANAARYQSNAKAFDQRLDALDARLKARLAPISGKPYFVFHEAFDYFEDAYGLKHAGVFSVAAEVQPGAQHVAAMRARLQQVGKTCVFSEPPLRPRLAETLVAGLPVKLAELDALGGYTPATARGYEQVLEKLGNDLAGCLESL, translated from the coding sequence GTGGTCATTGTGTCCCGACTTTTTGCCCTTTTTGTCGCTTTTACCGCCAGTTTGTTCGTGATCAGCTCGGCCCAGGCCGAAGTCCGGGTCCTGACCAGCATCAAACCCCTGCAATTGATCGCCGCCGCCGTCCAGGACGGCATCGCCGTGCCCGAGGTCCTGCTGCCGCCGGGGGCCTCGCCGCACAACTATGCGCTGCGTCCTTCCGATGTGCGCAAGGTGCAGTCGGTGGAGTTGCTGTACTGGATCGGCCCGGACATGGAGAGCTTTCTGCCGCGGGTCCTCAAGGGCCGCACGCTGCCAGCGTTGGCGGTGCAGGACCTGCCAGGCCTGAAACTCCGTCATTTCGCCGAAGATAACCACTCGCACGCTGAAGAAGCCGACGAACATGACCACGCTCATCGTCCAGGCAGCCTCGATGCGCACCTGTGGCTGTCGCCGGTCAACGCGCGGGTCATCGCCGACCGCATGGCGCTCGACCTGAGTGCCGCGGACCCGGCCAACGCCGCGCGTTACCAGAGCAACGCCAAGGCCTTCGACCAGCGCCTGGATGCCCTGGACGCCCGCTTGAAAGCCCGCCTGGCCCCGATCTCCGGCAAGCCTTATTTCGTCTTCCATGAAGCCTTCGATTACTTCGAAGACGCTTATGGGCTCAAGCATGCGGGTGTGTTCAGCGTGGCGGCCGAAGTGCAGCCGGGCGCGCAGCACGTAGCGGCAATGCGCGCGCGCTTGCAGCAGGTCGGCAAGACCTGTGTGTTCAGCGAGCCGCCATTGCGCCCGCGCTTGGCTGAAACCCTGGTGGCGGGTTTGCCGGTGAAGCTGGCGGAACTCGATGCGCTGGGCGGCTACACCCCGGCCACCGCGCGGGGTTATGAGCAGGTGCTGGAGAAGCTGGGCAACGATCTGGCGGGTTGCCTGGAATCGTTGTAA
- a CDS encoding homoserine kinase, translated as MSVFTPLARPELETFLAPYGLGRLLDFQGIAAGSENTNFFISLEQGEFVLTLVERGPVQEMPFFIELLDVLHDADLPVPYALRTTDGVALRELAGKPALLQPRLAGKHIKEANAQHCAQVGELLAHLHLATKDNMIKRKTDRGLDWMQEEGSQMLSHLDPQARDLLQRALDEIDEQKVKILALPRANIHADLFRDNAMFEGTHLTGLIDFYNACSGPMLYDVAIALNDWCSDADGLLDGSRARALLGAYAALRPFTAAEAELWPTMLRVACVRFWLSRLIAAESFAGQDVLIHDPMEFQLRLAQRQQVSAPLPFAL; from the coding sequence ATGTCTGTGTTTACTCCCCTGGCTCGGCCCGAGCTGGAAACCTTTCTCGCCCCTTACGGGCTCGGCCGCCTGCTTGACTTCCAGGGGATTGCCGCTGGTAGCGAAAACACCAACTTCTTCATCAGCCTGGAACAGGGCGAGTTCGTCCTGACCCTGGTCGAGCGCGGCCCGGTCCAGGAAATGCCGTTCTTCATCGAACTGCTGGACGTGCTGCACGACGCCGACCTGCCGGTGCCTTACGCCCTGCGCACCACCGACGGCGTGGCCCTGCGCGAGCTGGCCGGCAAGCCGGCGCTGCTGCAGCCGCGCCTGGCCGGCAAGCACATCAAGGAAGCCAATGCCCAGCATTGCGCGCAGGTCGGCGAGCTGCTGGCTCATCTGCACCTGGCGACCAAGGACAACATGATCAAGCGCAAGACCGATCGTGGCCTGGACTGGATGCAGGAAGAAGGCTCGCAGATGCTGTCCCATCTCGACCCGCAGGCGCGGGACTTGCTGCAGCGGGCCCTGGATGAAATCGACGAGCAGAAGGTGAAGATCCTCGCGCTGCCTCGGGCCAACATCCACGCCGACCTGTTCCGCGACAACGCGATGTTCGAAGGCACGCACCTGACCGGGCTGATCGACTTCTACAACGCCTGCTCCGGGCCGATGCTGTATGACGTGGCGATTGCCCTGAACGACTGGTGTTCCGACGCCGACGGCCTGCTCGACGGCTCGCGCGCCCGGGCCCTGCTGGGTGCCTACGCGGCCCTGCGCCCGTTCACCGCCGCCGAGGCCGAGCTGTGGCCAACCATGCTGCGGGTGGCCTGCGTGCGCTTCTGGCTGTCACGCCTGATCGCCGCCGAGTCCTTTGCCGGACAGGACGTGTTGATTCACGATCCGATGGAGTTCCAGCTGCGCCTGGCCCAGCGTCAGCAGGTCAGCGCGCCATTGCCGTTCGCCCTCTGA
- a CDS encoding DUF2782 domain-containing protein: MRTLNRLLLASLIAIAPMAVIAAEDAPSADPEVTIRTEGDKTIQEYRQNGFLYAIKVTPKVGKPYFLVRADGSDGNFIRSDQPDMLIPAWKIFEW; encoded by the coding sequence ATGCGCACACTAAATCGCTTGCTGCTGGCCAGCCTGATTGCAATCGCGCCGATGGCCGTGATTGCGGCGGAGGATGCGCCATCGGCGGATCCGGAAGTAACCATTCGCACGGAAGGCGACAAGACCATCCAGGAGTACCGCCAGAACGGTTTCCTGTACGCCATCAAGGTCACACCGAAGGTCGGCAAACCCTACTTTCTGGTGCGCGCCGACGGTTCCGATGGCAATTTCATTCGTTCTGACCAGCCGGATATGCTGATTCCGGCGTGGAAAATTTTCGAGTGGTAA